Proteins from a single region of Chryseobacterium sp. W4I1:
- a CDS encoding LytTR family DNA-binding domain-containing protein, translated as MIKCVILDDELLAISYLKLLCEQIDNVEVVKAFNDPKIFLSEIDHIDCNLCILDIEMPGMNGLQVAELISGSKKIIFTTAYKEYAAEAFDLNVVDYVRKPIKKERLIQAFEKAKELVDVPHKKDLIEWNTNIGRTVIFTEQIAYIKTSEIDSRDKDIILNDGTTIVLKNLSFKSLLDMLPSKDFAQVNKKEIIALSSIKVFSTNEIITTIHSEGDQFLKLQIGEAYKHSLMELFGK; from the coding sequence ATGATAAAATGCGTTATTCTTGATGATGAGCTGCTGGCGATCAGCTATCTGAAACTTCTGTGTGAACAAATCGACAATGTGGAAGTCGTAAAGGCATTCAATGATCCTAAAATCTTTCTGAGTGAAATAGATCACATTGACTGTAATCTATGCATCCTTGATATTGAAATGCCGGGCATGAACGGACTTCAGGTAGCCGAACTCATTTCCGGTTCCAAAAAAATCATCTTCACAACTGCCTACAAAGAATATGCAGCAGAAGCTTTTGACCTGAATGTTGTAGACTATGTCAGAAAACCGATTAAGAAAGAAAGACTCATCCAGGCCTTCGAAAAAGCAAAAGAGCTGGTAGACGTTCCCCACAAAAAAGATCTCATCGAATGGAATACCAATATCGGCAGAACCGTCATTTTCACAGAACAGATCGCCTACATCAAAACATCGGAAATCGACAGTCGCGACAAAGATATTATCCTGAATGACGGAACCACGATTGTTCTTAAAAACCTAAGTTTTAAAAGCCTTCTTGATATGCTTCCTTCAAAGGATTTTGCCCAGGTGAACAAAAAAGAGATCATTGCTCTCTCTTCTATCAAAGTATTTTCCACCAACGAAATTATTACAACCATTCATTCGGAAGGAGATCAATTTCTTAAACTTCAGATCGGGGAAGCGTATAAACATTCTTTAATGGAGCTCTTCGGAAAGTAA
- a CDS encoding histidine kinase, with protein MEGNYYMIHDYLIFTGVFAIFFLLTVSIYLFNQNSRIRQRNTRLSEANKIIEQKLNEVQLEHIGTKLNPHLFKNILNSVQSHAYQTYMSLDKLANVLDYILYESNNKFVSPKEELNFALSLIEINKIKINPLFDFRIKSKVNKSDVLYEEKVFAPLISVDLIENAFKHTDFLAQDSFIAINLELENRIFTMKVSNKASLKNVLEKENSGFGSQSLDQRLKMIYGNHYQLEKSSRNGIFTAELKINLGDFYDKMRYS; from the coding sequence ATGGAAGGCAATTACTACATGATCCACGATTATCTGATATTCACGGGAGTTTTTGCTATATTCTTCCTGCTTACGGTCAGTATTTACCTTTTTAATCAGAACAGCAGGATCAGACAGAGAAACACCAGACTTTCTGAAGCCAATAAGATCATCGAACAGAAACTGAACGAAGTCCAGCTGGAACATATCGGCACAAAACTAAATCCTCATCTGTTTAAAAATATCCTGAATTCCGTACAGTCACATGCCTACCAGACCTATATGTCCCTGGATAAGCTCGCCAATGTTCTGGATTATATTCTATACGAAAGCAACAATAAATTTGTAAGCCCGAAAGAAGAACTGAATTTTGCATTAAGCCTTATCGAGATCAATAAAATAAAGATCAATCCTCTTTTTGATTTCAGGATAAAATCTAAAGTCAATAAATCGGATGTACTGTATGAAGAAAAAGTCTTTGCCCCGCTGATCTCTGTAGATCTTATCGAAAATGCCTTTAAACACACTGATTTCCTCGCACAGGATTCTTTCATCGCAATCAATCTGGAACTTGAAAACAGGATCTTCACAATGAAAGTCAGCAACAAAGCTTCTTTGAAGAATGTTCTTGAAAAGGAAAACAGCGGTTTCGGGAGCCAATCACTGGATCAGAGGCTTAAAATGATTTACGGCAATCATTATCAGCTAGAGAAAAGCTCAAGAAATGGTATTTTCACGGCAGAATTAAAAATAAATTTAGGAGATTTCTATGATAAAATGCGTTATTCTTGA
- a CDS encoding alanine dehydrogenase produces MSTTNIFTPFTEEELMPKEEKLEVIKKGKQFSIGIPKETCLNERRTCITPDAVQVLVEHGHELIIESGAGEGSFFTDLQYSESGAKITNDPKEAFGQDLILKINPPTEDEIDYMKPNTYLVSALQINLRDKAYFLKLAERKINAIAFEFIVDEYKQLALVRLVGEIAGTVSVLYASELLALSNGLMLGGITGVRPAEVVILGAGIVGEFATKAAIGLGASVRVFDNSLSKLRRLHTLVDSRVPTSIIDPKELSKALRRADVVIGALPRLNMTPIVTEEMVVKMKKGSVIIDITIDNGKVIETSELTTMEDPYIIKHGVIHCGLPNLTSRMPRTTTKAISNFFLSYILNYDEEGGFENMLIRKNEMKQSLYMYKGRHTKKVICDRFGLTYHDINLLIF; encoded by the coding sequence ATGAGTACTACAAACATTTTTACTCCTTTCACCGAAGAAGAATTGATGCCGAAGGAAGAAAAGTTGGAGGTTATAAAGAAAGGAAAGCAATTCAGTATTGGAATTCCTAAAGAAACCTGTCTGAATGAGAGGAGAACCTGCATTACTCCTGATGCGGTACAGGTACTGGTAGAACACGGTCACGAGCTTATTATAGAATCAGGGGCCGGAGAAGGTTCTTTTTTTACAGATCTGCAGTATTCTGAATCTGGAGCAAAAATCACCAATGATCCTAAAGAGGCTTTCGGACAGGATCTTATCTTAAAGATCAATCCTCCTACAGAAGATGAGATTGATTATATGAAACCTAATACTTATCTGGTTTCAGCGCTTCAGATCAACCTCAGAGACAAAGCTTATTTCCTGAAGCTGGCGGAAAGAAAGATCAATGCCATTGCTTTTGAATTTATCGTTGACGAATATAAGCAGCTTGCTTTGGTAAGACTGGTTGGCGAAATTGCAGGAACCGTTTCTGTTTTATATGCATCAGAGCTTCTTGCCCTGTCAAACGGTCTAATGTTGGGTGGTATCACAGGAGTAAGACCTGCAGAAGTGGTTATTTTAGGAGCCGGAATCGTAGGAGAATTTGCTACGAAAGCTGCCATTGGACTTGGAGCAAGCGTAAGGGTTTTTGATAATTCTTTATCTAAACTAAGAAGACTTCACACCTTGGTTGACAGCCGCGTTCCTACTTCAATCATTGATCCCAAGGAATTAAGCAAAGCCTTAAGACGTGCAGATGTAGTGATCGGTGCTCTTCCGAGATTAAATATGACCCCTATCGTTACAGAAGAAATGGTAGTGAAAATGAAGAAAGGCAGTGTCATCATCGATATTACCATTGATAATGGAAAAGTAATTGAAACTTCCGAGCTAACGACTATGGAAGATCCTTATATTATTAAACATGGTGTGATCCATTGCGGACTTCCGAATCTTACATCAAGGATGCCAAGAACTACCACCAAAGCGATCTCTAATTTCTTTCTTTCTTACATCCTGAACTATGATGAAGAAGGAGGTTTTGAAAATATGCTGATTCGCAAAAATGAAATGAAACAGAGTCTTTACATGTACAAAGGAAGACATACTAAAAAAGTGATCTGTGACCGTTTCGGACTTACTTACCATGATATCAATCTTTTAATTTTCTAA
- the tsaE gene encoding tRNA (adenosine(37)-N6)-threonylcarbamoyltransferase complex ATPase subunit type 1 TsaE: protein MQFIINKLADWQGVVDKIIPDLQHNIFLLKGNLGAGKTTFTQFLLKKLGSTDEVNSPTYSIVNEYNTPKGKIYHFDLYRLKNMEEVYDIGIEEYLDNAFLCIIEWPEVYEEELYGLKYHTMSIVNNGDEREVSFE from the coding sequence ATGCAGTTCATCATCAATAAGCTGGCAGACTGGCAGGGGGTTGTCGATAAGATCATTCCTGACCTTCAGCATAATATTTTTCTTTTAAAAGGAAATCTTGGTGCAGGAAAAACCACTTTTACTCAGTTTTTGCTTAAAAAACTGGGCAGTACAGACGAAGTGAACTCCCCTACCTACTCTATTGTTAATGAATACAATACTCCGAAAGGCAAAATATATCATTTTGATCTTTACCGTTTAAAAAACATGGAAGAAGTGTATGACATTGGCATTGAAGAATATCTGGACAATGCTTTTCTATGCATTATAGAATGGCCCGAAGTCTATGAAGAAGAGCTGTATGGGCTCAAATACCACACTATGAGCATCGTGAATAATGGGGATGAAAGAGAAGTCTCATTCGAGTAA
- the dnaG gene encoding DNA primase has translation MISKQTIDKIFSTIRVEEIVGEYVQLKRAGSNFKGLSPFHDEKSPSFVVSPSKQIWKDFSTGKGGTAISFLMEIENFTYPEALRHAAKKYGIEIEEDQREFSEEAKHAQTEKDQLYKIHEVANSYFQEILWDSEEGKSIGLAYFRERELKDDIIKKFQLGYSVEKKNAFTVYAEEKGYTKDILEKSGLSIFPENTPSGIDRFRERVIFPIHSFSGRVLGFGARILKNNVKTAKYLNSPETEIYHKSNVLYGLNQSKQAISRKNNCLLVEGYMDVIALHMSGIENVVASSGTSLTIEQIKLIKRLTENVTILFDGDNAGIKASFRSIDMLLTEGMNIRVLLFPEGDDPDSFARKHPQDYVEKFIENEAMDFIDFKAEILLKDAGNDPIKKAEAIQNIVKSVSFVQNALKREVYLKEVSNKFGLSEQSLFNELNVQKQITQNQTQHVQQQKEKAPVKLEVVPLDEEKEDPYLYDVLFMESKLVDHMLMFGDIVLKRTNEKNEEYQITVIEEILLHFEEEQYSFLVKGNEIIINQVKEGIQKDELRSGNFFVTFMDEEITSKVVDALIPLDELENWGSRNIYPPNYGDKIAEQVQGDVLLHKYRYIDYLIKETAKQLDQYRGTDEGKYYELIKKITLLKQASIRLSDIIEYSPIKGIYVDRKR, from the coding sequence ATGATTTCTAAGCAGACCATTGATAAAATATTCTCCACAATTAGAGTTGAAGAGATTGTGGGTGAATATGTGCAGTTGAAGAGGGCCGGGTCTAATTTCAAAGGGCTCAGTCCCTTTCATGATGAAAAATCACCAAGTTTTGTCGTTTCACCAAGTAAGCAGATCTGGAAGGATTTCTCCACAGGAAAAGGAGGAACTGCCATTTCTTTTCTGATGGAGATCGAAAATTTCACTTATCCTGAAGCACTTCGTCATGCTGCCAAAAAATACGGAATTGAAATTGAAGAAGATCAGCGTGAATTTTCCGAAGAGGCTAAGCACGCGCAGACCGAAAAAGATCAGCTGTATAAAATTCATGAGGTTGCAAACTCTTATTTTCAGGAAATTCTCTGGGATTCGGAAGAGGGAAAAAGTATTGGTCTGGCTTATTTCAGAGAACGTGAGCTGAAGGATGACATCATTAAGAAATTCCAGCTGGGATATTCCGTTGAAAAGAAAAATGCCTTCACCGTTTATGCGGAAGAAAAAGGCTACACGAAAGATATTCTTGAGAAATCCGGACTTTCTATATTTCCTGAAAATACACCATCCGGAATCGACCGGTTTCGTGAAAGAGTTATTTTCCCTATTCACAGTTTCTCGGGCAGGGTGTTAGGTTTCGGAGCCAGGATCCTTAAAAATAACGTCAAGACTGCGAAATATCTCAACTCACCGGAAACGGAAATTTATCATAAATCCAATGTTCTTTATGGTTTAAACCAAAGTAAGCAGGCAATTTCCAGAAAAAATAACTGCCTGCTTGTGGAGGGTTATATGGACGTAATTGCCCTTCATATGTCCGGAATCGAGAATGTTGTGGCCAGTTCGGGAACGTCTTTAACTATTGAGCAAATCAAGCTTATCAAAAGGCTGACAGAAAATGTAACGATCCTTTTTGATGGTGATAATGCCGGTATCAAAGCAAGTTTCAGAAGTATCGATATGCTTTTGACGGAAGGGATGAACATCCGTGTCCTGCTTTTTCCGGAAGGTGATGACCCGGATTCATTTGCCAGAAAACATCCGCAGGATTACGTGGAAAAGTTCATCGAAAATGAAGCGATGGATTTTATTGATTTTAAAGCTGAAATCCTTTTAAAAGATGCCGGAAATGATCCTATAAAAAAAGCGGAAGCCATCCAGAATATTGTAAAATCTGTTTCTTTCGTACAGAATGCTCTGAAAAGAGAAGTGTATCTGAAGGAGGTTTCCAATAAGTTCGGGCTTTCGGAGCAGAGTCTTTTCAATGAGCTTAATGTCCAGAAGCAGATCACACAAAACCAAACCCAGCATGTTCAGCAGCAAAAGGAAAAAGCTCCTGTAAAATTGGAAGTAGTGCCGTTGGATGAGGAAAAAGAAGATCCCTATCTTTATGACGTTCTGTTTATGGAGAGCAAACTTGTAGATCATATGCTGATGTTCGGAGATATTGTTCTTAAAAGAACCAATGAAAAAAACGAGGAATATCAAATAACGGTTATTGAAGAAATTCTCCTGCATTTTGAAGAAGAACAGTATAGCTTTTTAGTAAAAGGAAATGAAATTATCATCAACCAGGTAAAGGAAGGGATTCAAAAGGATGAGCTGAGAAGCGGGAATTTTTTTGTAACTTTTATGGACGAAGAAATCACCTCCAAGGTGGTAGATGCTCTCATTCCTCTGGATGAACTGGAAAACTGGGGTTCCCGGAATATCTATCCGCCCAATTATGGTGACAAAATAGCGGAACAGGTACAGGGAGACGTACTGCTTCATAAATACAGGTATATTGATTATCTGATCAAAGAAACAGCAAAACAGCTGGATCAGTACCGCGGAACGGATGAAGGAAAATACTACGAGCTGATCAAAAAGATCACGCTGCTGAAGCAAGCCTCAATCCGGTTGAGTGATATTATAGAATATTCACCGATTAAAGGTATTTACGTAGACAGAAAAAGATAG
- the clpP gene encoding ATP-dependent Clp endopeptidase proteolytic subunit ClpP yields the protein MDIKKDFRDFSVKHLGNSGLVTDQYMGMYGPTNLTPYIMEERRLNVAQMDVFSRLMMDRIIFLGTGIDDQVANIVTAQLLFLESSDSSKDIQIYINSPGGSVYAGLGIYDTMQIIKPDVATICTGMAASMGAVLLVAGEKGKRSALKHSRVMIHQPSGGAQGVASDMEINLREMLKLKQELYEIIGHHSGQTYEWVEKSSDRDYWMTSEEAKGYGMVDEVLQRNTEKK from the coding sequence ATGGACATTAAAAAAGACTTCAGAGATTTCTCTGTAAAACACTTAGGAAACAGCGGTTTGGTTACCGATCAGTATATGGGAATGTACGGCCCAACGAATCTTACGCCGTATATCATGGAAGAAAGAAGACTAAACGTTGCTCAAATGGATGTATTTTCACGTCTGATGATGGATAGAATTATCTTCCTTGGAACCGGTATTGACGATCAGGTTGCGAATATTGTAACGGCTCAGCTTCTGTTCCTGGAAAGCTCAGATTCTTCCAAAGATATCCAGATCTACATCAACTCTCCGGGAGGAAGCGTTTATGCAGGTTTAGGAATTTATGACACCATGCAAATCATCAAGCCTGATGTGGCAACAATCTGTACAGGAATGGCAGCTTCCATGGGAGCGGTCTTGCTTGTAGCAGGTGAAAAAGGAAAGCGTTCGGCACTTAAGCATTCAAGAGTGATGATCCACCAGCCTTCAGGAGGTGCTCAAGGAGTAGCTTCAGATATGGAGATCAATTTAAGAGAAATGCTTAAATTAAAGCAGGAGCTTTATGAAATTATCGGTCATCACTCAGGACAGACTTACGAATGGGTAGAAAAGTCTTCAGACAGAGACTATTGGATGACTTCTGAAGAAGCAAAAGGCTACGGAATGGTAGACGAGGTTCTACAGAGAAATACAGAAAAAAAATAA
- a CDS encoding esterase-like activity of phytase family protein yields the protein MKKLLLSAVVFTALVSCKDDDKMNNQDINYAKLPQEFPFSKLATVNGIDIINGGFGSGAAAHPTRKGEFYVITDRGPNTDYLNGKKFPAPNFTPTIMHFKINAEGNIEVIKYIKLKNPSGQPITGLPNPAGMGSTGETAYDSSGNVLGTDNYGLDSESIVAAADGTFWVSDEYGPHIVHYNADGVELERISPIGVNTGARKLPAVLAKRRANRGMEGLCITPDGKTLVGTIQSTMYVPTKALATNTTLTRIVTFDIATGQTKQYLYKQNGGGSDSVCDITAISSTEFLVIERDGNFGSQGGTKKVYRINIAGASDVNGADITAVDGMKINNKALEQSTWDEITTAGIKPVSKILAVDLVAKLGYEHDKFEGIVYLGNNKIAVFNDDDFGISDDGNGNPKAKILPKTGKVDKGTMYVVDIQ from the coding sequence ATGAAAAAACTTCTGTTATCCGCTGTTGTATTCACTGCGCTCGTATCATGTAAAGATGACGACAAAATGAACAACCAGGATATCAATTATGCCAAACTTCCTCAGGAATTTCCTTTTTCCAAACTGGCAACAGTGAATGGGATAGATATTATCAATGGTGGATTCGGTTCAGGTGCTGCCGCCCATCCTACCAGGAAAGGTGAGTTTTATGTGATTACCGACCGTGGTCCGAATACAGACTATCTGAATGGAAAAAAATTTCCGGCTCCGAATTTTACTCCAACCATTATGCATTTTAAGATCAATGCGGAAGGAAACATTGAGGTCATTAAATATATTAAACTGAAAAATCCTTCCGGACAACCAATTACAGGTCTTCCAAACCCTGCAGGAATGGGAAGTACTGGGGAGACTGCTTATGATTCATCAGGAAATGTTTTAGGAACAGATAATTACGGTCTGGATAGCGAAAGCATTGTTGCGGCAGCAGACGGAACGTTTTGGGTTTCTGATGAGTACGGCCCACATATCGTTCACTATAATGCAGACGGTGTAGAACTGGAAAGAATAAGCCCGATAGGTGTCAATACCGGAGCAAGAAAGTTACCAGCTGTTTTAGCTAAAAGAAGAGCCAACAGAGGAATGGAAGGACTATGCATCACTCCAGACGGAAAAACATTGGTAGGAACCATTCAGTCTACAATGTATGTGCCTACAAAAGCACTGGCTACCAATACTACTTTAACAAGAATTGTCACTTTCGATATTGCAACTGGACAGACCAAACAGTATCTGTACAAGCAAAATGGAGGCGGATCAGATTCTGTATGTGATATCACCGCGATCAGCAGTACAGAATTTCTTGTGATAGAAAGAGACGGAAACTTCGGTTCACAAGGCGGGACCAAAAAAGTATACAGAATCAATATAGCCGGAGCTTCAGATGTGAACGGAGCTGATATTACTGCTGTTGACGGAATGAAGATCAATAACAAAGCCCTAGAACAGTCTACATGGGATGAAATTACGACCGCAGGAATCAAACCTGTTTCCAAAATTTTAGCTGTAGATCTGGTTGCTAAATTAGGGTATGAACATGATAAATTTGAAGGGATTGTTTATTTAGGAAATAATAAAATAGCGGTTTTCAATGATGATGACTTCGGAATTTCAGATGACGGAAACGGAAATCCAAAAGCCAAGATCCTTCCCAAAACCGGAAAAGTAGACAAAGGAACAATGTATGTAGTCGATATTCAATAA
- the tpiA gene encoding triose-phosphate isomerase → MRRKIVAGNWKMNKNVIDAQQLMIQLLSYKNNNTTNCEIWIAPPSLYLMMAKDIFEKDEIGVFSQDMSEHESGAYTGELSADMLESIDATGSLIGHSERRQYHGETDSHCNRKIKLALDKGLIPVYCNGETLEQRKAGQHFEVVKNQTEVALFTLSAEEIKKVVIAYEPVWAIGTGETASPAQAQEIHAHIRSIIAAKYGQEVADEVSILYGGSVKPDNAKEIFSQPDIDGGLIGGAALKLEDFSKIIEGFNS, encoded by the coding sequence ATGAGAAGAAAAATAGTTGCAGGAAACTGGAAAATGAATAAAAATGTCATTGACGCACAACAGTTAATGATTCAATTACTGAGCTATAAAAATAATAACACCACCAACTGCGAGATATGGATTGCGCCGCCTTCTTTATACCTGATGATGGCCAAAGACATCTTCGAAAAAGATGAGATCGGTGTATTTTCTCAGGATATGAGCGAGCATGAGAGCGGTGCTTATACCGGTGAACTTTCTGCTGATATGCTGGAATCTATTGATGCAACCGGTTCATTGATCGGGCACTCTGAAAGAAGACAGTATCACGGGGAAACGGATTCTCACTGTAACAGAAAGATCAAATTGGCTCTTGACAAAGGGCTGATCCCTGTTTACTGTAACGGTGAAACACTAGAGCAGAGAAAAGCAGGACAACATTTTGAAGTGGTAAAAAACCAGACTGAAGTTGCTCTTTTCACGCTTTCTGCTGAAGAGATCAAAAAAGTGGTGATCGCTTACGAACCTGTTTGGGCCATCGGAACAGGTGAAACAGCTTCTCCGGCTCAAGCTCAGGAGATTCATGCACACATCAGAAGCATCATCGCTGCAAAATACGGACAGGAGGTTGCTGACGAAGTTTCTATCCTTTACGGAGGTTCTGTAAAGCCGGATAATGCAAAGGAAATCTTCTCTCAGCCTGATATTGACGGTGGACTAATCGGAGGTGCAGCTTTAAAGCTGGAAGATTTTTCTAAGATTATTGAGGGGTTTAATTCATAG
- a CDS encoding GxxExxY protein — translation MTENEISYIVRKCIFNVYNQLGPGLLESIYQNILIYELEQNGLNIKSEVILPVYYDNKKFDLNFKIDILVEDKVILELKSIKELEAIHYKQLYTYLKLSDKKLGMLINFNTTNIMDSIKRVVNNL, via the coding sequence ATGACAGAAAATGAAATTTCATACATTGTTCGAAAATGTATTTTTAATGTTTACAATCAATTAGGTCCTGGTTTGCTTGAGTCTATATATCAGAATATATTAATATATGAGCTAGAGCAAAATGGATTAAATATAAAATCAGAAGTTATACTTCCGGTTTATTATGACAATAAAAAATTTGATTTAAACTTTAAAATTGACATTTTGGTAGAAGATAAGGTGATCTTGGAACTAAAATCAATAAAGGAATTAGAAGCCATCCACTACAAACAACTCTACACCTATCTAAAACTATCTGATAAAAAATTAGGAATGCTAATTAATTTTAATACAACAAATATTATGGATAGTATAAAAAGAGTAGTTAACAATCTTTAA
- a CDS encoding S9 family peptidase yields MKKFYLGILIMSASTIQSQKFPALKAPIAEKQEHIREIHGDKVNDPYYWMIDYFKKGKDSTKVVDYLKAENTYWESMMKDTESFRENLFQEMKARIKEKDESVPVFENGYYYYTRTEAGKQYFKYCRKKGSLTAPEEILLDIDQLAEGHAYYAASGFSVSPDNSKLVYGVDDVSRRQYTLFLKDLKTGKTTDLGIKNTEGSSEWGNDNKTIFYTEKNPVTLLSEKIKRHTLGTDPGKDVTVYEEKDHSNYISVYKSKNHKFLLIYSGATTSSETRYLDANDPNGTFKVFQPRIKNVLYTITPLEDKFLIRTNKDALNFKIAETPLDKTGVENWKDFIPHRNDVLMQGVSAFKNYLVFSERQNGLTQLVIYDRKTAKKESLTFDEPTYTISSMENPEYNTDNFRFGYTSMITPSSQFEQDLKTGKRVLLKQQEVLGGYSKDNYTTERLFATAKDGTKIPISLVYKKGFKKDGNSPVLLYAYGSYGSSMDASFSSTRLSLLNRGFAFAIAHIRGGQEMGRQWYEDGKMMKKKNTFTDFIDAGEYLVKEKYTSPKHLYAQGGSAGGLLMGAVVNMSPSLWNGVISQVPFVDVVNTMLDESIPLTTNEYDEWGNPNNKEAYFYMKSYSPYENIEKKNYPNLLVTTGLHDSQVQYFEPAKWVAKLRDMKTDKNVLLLKTDMDYGHGGASGRFDYLKDIALVYAFMFKLEGINK; encoded by the coding sequence ATGAAAAAATTTTATCTTGGAATATTAATTATGAGTGCATCTACGATACAATCTCAAAAATTTCCTGCCCTGAAAGCTCCTATTGCCGAAAAGCAGGAACATATCAGGGAAATCCATGGTGATAAGGTGAATGATCCCTATTACTGGATGATCGATTATTTTAAAAAAGGAAAAGATTCTACAAAGGTCGTTGACTATCTGAAAGCCGAAAATACCTATTGGGAAAGCATGATGAAGGATACGGAATCTTTCAGGGAAAATCTTTTTCAGGAAATGAAAGCCAGGATTAAGGAAAAGGATGAATCTGTCCCTGTTTTTGAAAACGGATACTATTATTATACCCGTACAGAAGCCGGAAAACAATACTTTAAATACTGCAGAAAGAAAGGCAGTCTGACTGCTCCTGAAGAGATCCTTCTGGACATAGACCAACTTGCGGAAGGCCATGCTTATTATGCGGCTTCCGGTTTCAGCGTCAGTCCGGACAACAGTAAACTGGTATATGGAGTTGATGATGTTTCGAGGAGACAGTATACTTTATTTTTAAAGGATCTGAAAACAGGAAAAACAACCGATCTGGGTATTAAAAACACGGAGGGTTCTTCGGAATGGGGAAATGACAATAAAACAATTTTTTACACGGAGAAAAATCCGGTTACTCTTTTATCTGAAAAGATTAAGAGACATACACTGGGAACTGATCCCGGAAAAGATGTAACGGTTTATGAGGAAAAAGATCACTCGAATTATATTTCAGTTTATAAATCTAAAAACCATAAGTTTCTTCTGATCTACTCCGGAGCTACCACTTCTTCTGAAACAAGATACCTGGATGCGAATGATCCGAACGGAACTTTCAAAGTTTTCCAGCCGAGAATAAAGAATGTTCTGTATACGATCACACCTTTGGAAGACAAATTCCTGATCAGAACGAATAAGGATGCACTGAACTTTAAAATAGCGGAAACCCCTTTGGATAAAACAGGTGTTGAGAATTGGAAAGATTTCATTCCGCACAGAAATGATGTTTTGATGCAGGGCGTAAGTGCATTTAAAAATTACCTGGTTTTCAGTGAAAGACAGAACGGACTTACCCAGCTGGTTATTTATGACAGAAAGACAGCAAAAAAGGAATCATTAACATTTGACGAACCTACGTACACCATTTCATCGATGGAAAATCCTGAATACAATACGGATAATTTCCGTTTCGGATATACTTCAATGATTACACCAAGCTCTCAGTTTGAGCAGGATCTGAAAACAGGAAAAAGAGTTTTATTAAAACAACAGGAGGTTCTTGGCGGCTATTCTAAAGATAATTACACCACTGAAAGACTTTTTGCCACCGCAAAAGATGGTACAAAAATTCCAATTTCCCTTGTTTATAAAAAAGGATTCAAGAAAGATGGAAACAGTCCGGTGTTGCTTTACGCATACGGCTCTTACGGAAGTTCTATGGATGCCTCTTTCAGCAGCACAAGACTAAGTCTTCTGAACAGAGGTTTTGCTTTTGCTATCGCTCACATCCGTGGCGGCCAGGAAATGGGAAGACAATGGTATGAAGATGGAAAAATGATGAAAAAGAAGAATACATTCACCGATTTCATCGATGCCGGGGAATATCTGGTTAAAGAAAAATACACTTCACCGAAACACCTTTATGCGCAGGGCGGAAGTGCCGGAGGTCTTTTGATGGGTGCTGTAGTGAATATGAGTCCAAGTTTATGGAATGGTGTTATCTCACAGGTTCCGTTCGTAGATGTTGTGAATACGATGCTTGATGAAAGTATTCCCTTAACGACCAACGAATATGACGAGTGGGGAAACCCAAACAACAAGGAAGCGTATTTCTACATGAAATCGTATTCTCCATACGAAAATATCGAAAAGAAAAATTATCCTAATCTTTTGGTCACTACAGGACTTCATGATTCTCAGGTACAGTACTTTGAGCCTGCAAAATGGGTAGCGAAACTTAGGGATATGAAAACAGATAAAAACGTACTATTATTAAAAACGGATATGGATTATGGCCACGGCGGTGCTTCGGGCAGGTTTGACTACCTGAAGGATATTGCTTTGGTGTATGCTTTTATGTTTAAATTAGAAGGAATTAATAAATAA
- a CDS encoding TerB family tellurite resistance protein — MQKSNKSIAGYHLLMILSSVDGEFAPEEGMLVQQYMADEFPFRMNLDNELETLALLKPEEWKDHFEFHARCFHDDSTEDERVKFAQFAKTLIKADNKVTDEEHTFYKLLKNLWNLA; from the coding sequence ATGCAAAAATCAAATAAATCAATCGCTGGATACCACCTTTTAATGATCCTTTCTTCTGTAGACGGGGAATTTGCTCCTGAAGAAGGAATGCTGGTTCAGCAATATATGGCGGACGAATTTCCGTTCAGAATGAACCTTGACAATGAGCTGGAAACTTTGGCTCTTTTAAAGCCTGAGGAATGGAAAGATCATTTTGAATTCCATGCAAGATGTTTCCATGATGACTCTACGGAAGATGAGCGTGTGAAATTTGCACAGTTTGCCAAAACGCTGATCAAAGCAGATAATAAGGTAACTGACGAAGAGCATACTTTCTACAAGCTTCTAAAAAACCTGTGGAATCTGGCCTAA